One window from the genome of Gouania willdenowi unplaced genomic scaffold, fGouWil2.1 scaffold_430_arrow_ctg1, whole genome shotgun sequence encodes:
- the LOC114460345 gene encoding vacuolar protein sorting-associated protein 33B-like, which produces MAFSSRTDSPKLPDFSMLKRLVKDHLVYLLEQLPGKKDLFIDADLMSPLDRIANVTTLKEHEVDKLYKVELKAIVSTAQQLCFLIRPRIQTVKWICDVVNADKAAGIERKYKIIFTPQKFYSCECLLEDQGVFGDVSVDEWDFLLLPLDDDVLSMELPEFFTDSFLAGDQRWLKTAANVLRLLHMLYGPFSKVYGIGRCSKMTHELWRETLEEEAELKERRAEIGKVFIIDRDVDFVTPLCSQVVYEGLVDDIFRIKCGCVEFGSDVTSSDKGVKVMLNSQDAVFSEIRNQHFSNVFGFLSQKARNLQTAYDKRRGMDIRQIKAFVSEELKGLKQEHRLLSLHIGASESIMKKKTKQDFQELLKTEHSMLEGFDLRESITYIEEHIIRQVSVVESLRLMCLLSLTENGLQSKDYRSLKTQYLQSYGYEHLLTFSNLKQLGLLTEQQTGDTLTVMENTVGKLVNDRTAGKLSDAFSSLAKKSNFRALSRKLSLVPKCDEEYDLRVPRDMSYIFSGAYVPLSCKLIEQVLRADGWAGLEEVCKLLNGHEFSVTGNPKGDQDEAQRIVLVLFLGGCSFSEISALRFLSKEKGYRFIVVTTAITNSSRLLEALLRNHQ; this is translated from the exons ATGGCTTTCAGCAGTAGAACAGACTCTCCTAAGCTCCCAGATTTCTCCATGTTGAAGAGGCTGGTCAAAGACCACCTGGTTTACCTGCTGGAACAG CTGCCTGGAAAGAAAGACCTCTTCATTGATGCAGACTTGATGAGTCCTTTGGATCGCATCGCTAACGTCACAACGCTcaag GAACATGAAGTGGACAAACTGTATAAGGTGGAGCTGAAAGCGATCGTCAGCACAGCTCAGCA GCTGTGCTTCTTGATCAGACCCAGGATCCAGACTGTGAAGTGGATTTGTG aTGTGGTTAATGCAGACAAAGCAGCAGGAATCGAGAGGAAGTACAAGATCATCTTCACCCCTCagaag TTCTACTCCTGTGAGTGTCTCCTGGAGGATCAGGGCGTGTTTGGAG atgTGAGCGTGGATGAGTGGGACTTCCTCCTTCTTCCTCTGGACGATGACGTGCTCAGCATGGAGCTGCCCGAGTTCTTCACAGACTCTTTTCTG GCTGGTGATCAGCGCTGGCTAAAGACTGCGGCTAATGTACTCCGCCTCCTGCACATGCTCTACGGTCCGTTCTCTAAGGTTTACGGCATCGGACGCTGCTCTAAG ATGACCCACGAGCTATGGAGGGAGACCctggaggaggaggcggagttGAAAGAAAGGCGTGCTGAGATCGGGAAGGTGTTCATCATAGACAGAG ATGTGGACTTTGTCACTCCTCTCTGCTCACAAGTGGTCTACGAAGGTCTGGTGGATGACATCTTCAGGATTAAATGTG GCTGTGTGGAGTTTGGAAGTGACGTGACATCATCTGACAAAGGCGTTAAAGTCATGCTGAACTCTCAGGATGCA GTCTTCAGTGAGATCAGAAACCAGCATTTCTCCAACGTCTTTGGATTCCTCAGCCAGAAGGCCAGGAACCTACAGACGGCCTACGAT AAGCGTCGTGGGATGGACATCAGGCAGATCAAGGCCTTTGTTTCTGAGGAGCTGAAGGGTTTGAAGCAGGAGCATCGTCTGCTCAGCCTGC ACATTGGAGCGAGTGAATCCATCATGAAGAAGAAAACCAAGCAGGACTTCCAGGAGCTGCTAAAGACTGAACACT CTATGCTGGAGGGCTTCGACCTTCGTGAGAGCATCACCTACATCGAGGAGCACATCATCAGACAG GTGTCGGTGGTAGAGAGCCTGAGGCTGATGTGTCTGCTGTCCCTCACAGAGAATG GCCTTCAGTCCAAGGACTATCGCTCACTGAAGACCCAGTACCTGCAG AGCTACGGCTATGAGCATCTGCTGACCTTCTCCAACCTGAAGCAGCTGGGTCTACTGACGGAGCAACAGACAGGAGACACACTCACAGTGATGGAGAACACTGTGGGAAAATTGGTCAACGACAGGACTGCAG GGAAGCTGAGCGACGCCTTCTCCTCTCTGGCAAAGAAGAGCAACTTCAGAGCTTTGAGTCGCAAACTCAGCCtg GTACCAAAGTGTGATGAGGAGTATGATCTGCGTGTTCCCAGAGACATGTCGTATATCTTCAGTGGAGCGTACGTTCCTCTGAGCTGTAAACTCATAGAACAG GTTCTGAGGGCTGAtgggtgggcggggctagagGAGGTGTGCAAACTGCTGAACGGACATGAGTTCTCAGTTACAG GAAACCCTAAAGGTGATCAAGATGAGGCTCAGAGGATCGTCCTGGTCCTGTTCCTTGGAGGATGCTCCTTCTCAGAGATCTCAGCGCTTCGTTTCCTCTCCAAAGAAAAAG GTTACAGGTTCATTGTGGTCACCACAGCCATCACTAACAGCAGCAGGCTGCTGGAGGCTCTGCTGAGGAACCACCAGTGA
- the hddc3 gene encoding guanosine-3',5'-bis(diphosphate) 3'-pyrophosphohydrolase MESH1, with protein MSSDAILLLETVHFAAEKHRNQRRKDPEATPYINHPIGVARILSHEAGITNIEVLQAALLHDTVEDTNTSPAELQHHFGAVVAGIVAEVTDDKSLTKAERKQAQVEHAASSSFNAKLVKLADKLYNLRDLNHCTPVGWSSERVQQYFLWASEVVGGLRGTSAVLEEKLDQLFTQRGIIL; from the exons ATGAGCTCAGACGCTATTTTACTGTTAGAAACGGTTCACTTTGCAGCAGAAAAACATCGAAACCAGCGAAGAAAAGATCCAGAAGCGACTCCGTATATCAACCACCCGATCG gagttgCCAGAATTCTCAGCCATGAAGCAGGAATCACTAATATTGAAGTCTTACAG gcgGCCCTGCTCCATGACACAGTGGAGGACACAAACACATCTCCCGCTGAGCTACAGCATCATTTCGGGGCGGTGGTTGCTGGGATCGTTGCCGAGGTAACGGACGATAAGAGTTTGACGAAGGCGGAGCGGAAACAAGCTCAGGTGGAGCACGCGGCTAGCTCCAGCTTTAATGCTAAGCTAGTTAAACTGGCTGATAAACTGTACAACCTGAGGGACCTGAACCACTGCACACCTGTGG gctGGTCCTCTGAGCGTGTGCAGCAGTACTTCCTGTGGGCGTCAGAGGTTGTTGGAGGACTGAGAGGAACCAGTGCTGTACTGGAGGAGAAACTGGACCAGCTGTTCACACAGAGAGGGATCATCttgtga
- the mfap1 gene encoding microfibrillar-associated protein 1, with protein sequence MSSREALNMKLPPIQSTAGAVPVWNEKGELSMEKVKVKRYVSGKRPDYAPMELSDEEEEDFQFLKKGKEAELKAEVKAEPEEEEDVSDPRLKRLLNRVSEDVEERLARHRQIAEPEAVAESSDESDDGGAWPQQRAESSEDEADEEEEEEEEEEEVDDEEIERRRTMMRQRAQERKNEEMEVMEVEEEEGKSGKDSESESEYEDYTDSEDEAAPRLKPVFIRKKDRVTVAEREAEEQHQRELEAEAKRQVEERRRYTLKIVEEEAKKELEENRRSLAALDALDTDGENDQEEYEGWKVRELKRIKRDREAREVLEREKAEIERFRSLTEAERRSELRNNGKTVTNKASKGKYKFLQKYYHRGAFFMDEEEDVYKRDFSAPTLEDHFNKTILPSVMQVKNFGRSGRTKYTHLVDQDTTSFDSAWAQESAQNSKFFKQKAAGVRDVFDRPTVNKRNT encoded by the exons ATGTCGAGTCGTGAAGCCCTGAACATGAAGCTGCCCCCGATCCAGTCTACGGCCGGAGCGGTTCCGGTGTGGAACGAGAAAG GGGAGCTTTCTATGGAGAAGGTGAAGGTGAAACGCTACGTGTCGGGCAAACGTCCCGACTACGCTCCCATGGAGCTGTCGGACGAAGAAGAGGAAGACTTCCAGTTCCTAAAGAAAGGGAAAGAGGCGGAGCTAAAGGCAGAGGTGAAGGCGGagcctgaggaggaggaggacgtgTCCGACCCTCGTCTCAAACGTCTGCTGAACCGTGTGTCTGAGGACGTGGAGGAGAG GCTCGCCCGACACAGACAGATCGCAGAGCCCGAGGCCGTGGCCGAGAGCAGCGATGAGTCAGACGATGGCGGGGCGTGGCCCCAGCAGAGGGCGGAGAGCAGTGAGGACGAGGCcgatgaagaagaggaggaagaggaggaggaggaggaggtggacgATGAAGAGATCGAGCGGCGTCGAACCATGATGCGTCAGCGAGCTCAGGAGAGGAAGAACGAAGAGATGGAGGTgatggaggtggaggaggaggagggcaaGTCAGGGAAGGACTCTGAGTCTGAGTCTGAGTACGAGGATTATACGGATAGTGAAGACGAGGCTGCGCCCAGACTGAAACCTGTGTTTATACGCAA gaaggacCGTGTGACGGTGGCAGAGCGCGAGGCCGAGGAGCAGCATCAGCGTGAGCTGGAGGCAGAGGCCAAGCGTCAGGTTGAGGAGCGACGCCGCTACACGCTGAAGattgtagaagaagaagcaaagAAGGAGTTGGAGGAGAACCGGAGATCGCTGGCCGCTCTGGACGCGCTGGACACGGACGGAGAGAATGACCAGGAGGAGTACGAGGGCTGGAAGGTTAGAGAGCTGAAACGCATCAAGAGGGACAGAGAGGCCCGAGAAGT gctggAGAGGGAGAAGGCAGAGATAGAACGCTTCAGGTCTCTAACAGAGGCGGAGAGACGATCTGAGCTCAGAAACAACGGGAAGACGGTGACGAATAAAGCCAGCAAAGGAAAATACAAGTTTCTACAGAAGTATTATCACAGAGGAGCCTTCTTTATG gacgaggaggaggacgTGTATAAGAGAGACTTCAGCGCTCCTACTCTGGAGGATCACTTCAACAAGACCATCCTGCCCTCAGTCATGCAG GTGAAGAACTTTGGTCGATCGGGCCGTACTAAGTACACTCACCTGGTGGACCAGGACACCACATCGTTTGACTCGGCCTGGGCCCAGGAGAGCGCTCAGAACAGCAAGTTCTTCAAGCAGAAAGCAGCGGGAGTGAGAGACGTGTTCGACAGGCCCACCGTCAACAAGAGGAATACCTGA
- the hypk gene encoding huntingtin-interacting protein K produces MAEADADLDLEPEDSCTGKPAEKPRKHDSGAADLERVTDYAEEKEISSSDLETAMSVIGDRRSREQKAKQEREKELAKVTIKKEDVELIMSEMEICRSVAERSLREHMGNVVEALVTLTN; encoded by the exons aTGGCTGAGGCGGACGCGGACCTGGACCTGGAACCCGAGGATTCCTGCACCGGGAAACCGGCGGAAAAACCGCGGAAACACGACAGCGGAGCGGCGGACCTGGAGAGAGTTACCGACTATGCCGAGGAGAAGGAGATTTCTAGTTCCGACCTGGAGACG GCGATGTCAGTGATTGGAGACAGACGGTCACGGGAACAGAAAGCCAAGCAGGAGAG AGAGAAAGAGTTAGCTAAAGTCACCATTAAGAAGGAGGACGTGGAGCTGATA atGTCAGAGATGGAGATCTGTCGTTCCGTGGCTGAGCGCAGTCTGAGGGAACACATGGGGAACGTGGTGGAAGCGTTGGTCACCCTCACAAACTGA